A stretch of the Vigna radiata var. radiata cultivar VC1973A chromosome 7, Vradiata_ver6, whole genome shotgun sequence genome encodes the following:
- the LOC106765608 gene encoding 6,7-dimethyl-8-ribityllumazine synthase, chloroplastic isoform X1: MASFVSTDCILPIGFVRAQDGSFAPTSILHFHNSPKTLSPLSFSHSLRASEIKPRIAVQCKGGSSLAQTNAVRNLTGSVTRTQGLRFAVVVARFNEIITKQLLEGALGTFKNYSVQDEDIDVVWVPGSFEIGVVAARLGKSGKYHAILCIGAVIRGDTTHYDAVANSAASGVLSASLNSGVPCIFGVLTCDNMDQALNRAGGKSGNKGAEAALTAIEMASLFEHHLK, translated from the exons ATGGCCTCCTTTGTTTCTACCGATTGTATCCTCCCCATTGGATTTGTGCGTGCCCAAGATGGTTCCTTTGCTCCAACCAGCATTTTACATTTTCATAATTCTCCTAAAACCCTAAGCCCTCTCTCCTTTTCGCACTCTCTGCGTG CTTCAGAAATTAAGCCGCGCATTGCTGTTCAGTGTAAGGGTGGATCTTCTTTGGCACAGACAAATGCTGTGCGGAATCTGACAGGTTCTGTTACCAGAACCCAAGGACTTCGTTTTGCTGTG gTTGTTGCACGATTTAATGAAATCATTACCAAGCAGCTCTTGGAGGGAGCTTTGGGTACTTTTAAGAATTACTCAGTTCAAGATGAGGACATTGAT GTTGTCTGGGTGCCTGGTAGTTTTGAAATTGGTGTAGTTGCTGCAAGACTAGGAAAATCAGGCAAATATCACGCAATCTTATGCATAGGAGCTGTG ATACGGGGAGACACCACCCACTATGATGCAGTTGCTAATTCAGCAGCATCTGGAGTGCTTTCAGCCAGTCTAAACTCAG GTGTTCCGTGCATATTTGGTGTCCTAACATGTGATAACATGGATCAG GCTCTAAATCGTGCTGGTGGAAAATCTGGAAATAAGGGTGCTGAGGCTGCGTTGACTGCT ATTGAGATGGCATCTTTGTTCGAGCACCATCTGAAGTAG
- the LOC106766227 gene encoding uncharacterized protein LOC106766227: MNMTATDNDQCMQFDQQFLVDDLDPFIEGFMGSTICMSSSKSMMSPSNSSHNNNTTSSGHHLTPKGCAFKPVRRRSRASKTTPITLLKANTSNFRALVQQFTGCSTTTAMSLPIHKGPITLNFQQGSKQQIHYHTTNITTPMPHVSHPQHHLIMRQQQSDLCVPTSNGFGFDHDFSLHELTLNAISNDIIQGLFV, from the coding sequence ATGAACATGACTGCCACTGATAATGATCAGTGCATGCAGTTTGATCAGCAATTTCTGGTGGATGATCTTGATCCATTCATAGAAGGTTTTATGGGTTCAACCATATGCATGTCATCATCAAAGAGCATGATGAGTCCAAGCAACTCATCACACAATAACAACACAACAAGTTCTGGCCACCATTTAACTCCAAAGGGCTGTGCTTTCAAACCAGTTCGAAGGAGATCTAGGGCTTCTAAGACCACTCCCATTACCCTTCTGAAAGCCAACACCTCCAATTTCAGGGCATTGGTACAACAGTTCACTGGCTGTTCCACCACAACAGCCATGTCACTTCCAATCCATAAGGGTCCCATTACCCTAAATTTCCAACAAGGTAGCAAACAACAGATTCATTATCACACAACAAACATAACTACACCAATGCCCCATGTTTCTCACCCACAACACCACTTGATCATGAGACAGCAACAAAGTGACCTTTGTGTTCCAACTTCTAATGGATTTGGCTTTGATCATGATTTTAGTTTGCATGAACTAACCCTGAATGCCATCTCCAATGACATCATCCAAGGTTTGTTTGTGTGA
- the LOC106765608 gene encoding 6,7-dimethyl-8-ribityllumazine synthase, chloroplastic isoform X2, with protein MASFVSTDCILPIGFVRAQDGSFAPTSILHFHNSPKTLSPLSFSHSLRASEIKPRIAVQCKGGSSLAQTNAVRNLTGSVTRTQGLRFAVVVWVPGSFEIGVVAARLGKSGKYHAILCIGAVIRGDTTHYDAVANSAASGVLSASLNSGVPCIFGVLTCDNMDQALNRAGGKSGNKGAEAALTAIEMASLFEHHLK; from the exons ATGGCCTCCTTTGTTTCTACCGATTGTATCCTCCCCATTGGATTTGTGCGTGCCCAAGATGGTTCCTTTGCTCCAACCAGCATTTTACATTTTCATAATTCTCCTAAAACCCTAAGCCCTCTCTCCTTTTCGCACTCTCTGCGTG CTTCAGAAATTAAGCCGCGCATTGCTGTTCAGTGTAAGGGTGGATCTTCTTTGGCACAGACAAATGCTGTGCGGAATCTGACAGGTTCTGTTACCAGAACCCAAGGACTTCGTTTTGCTGTG GTTGTCTGGGTGCCTGGTAGTTTTGAAATTGGTGTAGTTGCTGCAAGACTAGGAAAATCAGGCAAATATCACGCAATCTTATGCATAGGAGCTGTG ATACGGGGAGACACCACCCACTATGATGCAGTTGCTAATTCAGCAGCATCTGGAGTGCTTTCAGCCAGTCTAAACTCAG GTGTTCCGTGCATATTTGGTGTCCTAACATGTGATAACATGGATCAG GCTCTAAATCGTGCTGGTGGAAAATCTGGAAATAAGGGTGCTGAGGCTGCGTTGACTGCT ATTGAGATGGCATCTTTGTTCGAGCACCATCTGAAGTAG